A single Leptolyngbya sp. 'hensonii' DNA region contains:
- the tgt gene encoding tRNA guanosine(34) transglycosylase Tgt — translation MHALNAPSSSSQFSFHCQAICSHSSARAGIFLTPHGSVETPRFMPVGTLANVKTLTPEQLQATGAQMILANTYHLHLQPGETIVAQAGGLHAFMQWQGPILTDSGGFQVFSLSELRQINDTGVTFRSPRDGQVIELTPERSIQIQNALGADVIMAFDECPPYPASQTAVATATERTYRWLERCIAAHQRSDQALFGIVQGGVYPELRQAAARQLAALDLPGYAIGGVSVGEPSELIDPIVQATAPLLPPDKPRYLMGVGTYREMARAVAAGVDLFDCVIPTRLARHGSALVGGERWNLKNARFQQDFTPLDQDCPCYTCRHFTRAYVSHLLRAHEILGYTLLSIHNITELVRFTEGMRAAILSDRFTMDFSRWLSPAILQSDAIE, via the coding sequence TTGCATGCCTTGAACGCCCCATCCTCATCCTCCCAGTTTTCGTTTCACTGTCAGGCCATCTGCAGCCACAGCAGTGCCCGCGCTGGCATTTTTCTGACCCCCCATGGGTCCGTGGAAACTCCTCGCTTTATGCCAGTCGGAACGCTTGCGAACGTCAAGACCTTAACCCCGGAGCAACTGCAGGCAACAGGGGCCCAGATGATCCTGGCCAATACTTATCACCTACATCTGCAACCCGGAGAGACCATTGTGGCCCAGGCTGGAGGCTTGCACGCCTTCATGCAGTGGCAGGGGCCAATTTTGACTGACTCAGGCGGTTTTCAGGTCTTTAGCCTGAGTGAGTTGCGGCAGATCAACGATACCGGAGTGACGTTTCGATCGCCCCGGGATGGCCAGGTGATTGAATTAACCCCCGAACGATCGATCCAGATTCAGAATGCCCTGGGGGCAGATGTGATCATGGCCTTTGATGAGTGCCCCCCCTATCCAGCCAGTCAAACGGCAGTTGCCACCGCCACCGAACGCACCTATCGCTGGCTGGAGCGTTGTATTGCAGCACATCAGCGATCGGATCAGGCTCTGTTTGGGATCGTTCAGGGGGGAGTCTATCCGGAGTTGCGGCAAGCAGCTGCTCGTCAATTAGCCGCGCTGGATCTGCCAGGGTACGCCATTGGGGGTGTGAGTGTTGGGGAACCATCTGAGTTAATTGATCCGATTGTCCAAGCCACGGCCCCCCTCCTCCCCCCAGACAAGCCCCGCTACCTGATGGGGGTAGGCACCTACCGGGAAATGGCACGGGCAGTTGCAGCAGGGGTCGATTTGTTCGACTGTGTGATCCCAACCCGCCTAGCCCGCCATGGCAGTGCCTTGGTGGGCGGTGAGCGCTGGAATTTGAAAAATGCCCGGTTTCAGCAAGACTTCACCCCTCTGGATCAGGACTGTCCCTGCTATACCTGTCGGCACTTCACCCGCGCCTATGTCAGTCACTTACTCAGAGCCCATGAGATCCTGGGCTATACCCTGCTCTCCATTCACAACATTACGGAACTGGTTCGGTTTACCGAGGGCATGCGAGCCGCCATTTTGAGCGATCGGTTCACGATGGACTTTAGTCGCTGGTTAAGTCCAGCAATTCTGCAGTCGGATGCAATTGAATGA
- a CDS encoding YciI family protein, producing the protein MPKYVMWGSYCQDVLEKRTPFRQAHLDGLAAQKAEGKLITVGPTKDVTKVFAIYEAEDEATVRQLVESDPYWQNGIWTDYDVKEWIQVH; encoded by the coding sequence ATGCCCAAATATGTGATGTGGGGCAGTTATTGCCAAGATGTATTGGAGAAACGAACCCCTTTCCGGCAGGCCCATCTGGATGGACTGGCAGCCCAAAAAGCGGAGGGGAAATTGATCACCGTTGGTCCCACCAAAGATGTCACCAAAGTCTTTGCCATCTACGAAGCCGAAGATGAAGCCACCGTGCGTCAACTGGTAGAGTCAGACCCCTACTGGCAGAACGGAATCTGGACGGACTACGACGTGAAAGAGTGGATCCAGGTCCATTAA
- a CDS encoding photosystem II reaction center protein K, with product MEAALLLAKLPEAYSIFDPLVDVLPLIPLFFFLLAFVWQASVGFK from the coding sequence ATGGAAGCGGCACTGCTGTTAGCAAAACTCCCCGAAGCCTATTCGATTTTTGATCCTTTAGTGGATGTTTTACCTTTGATTCCCCTATTCTTCTTTTTGCTGGCCTTTGTCTGGCAGGCATCTGTTGGTTTTAAATAA
- the pheT gene encoding phenylalanine--tRNA ligase subunit beta translates to MRISINWLRELVDINVPPEQLAETLTMAGFEVEDIEDRRTWADGVVIGKILSCDPHPNADKLRVCQVDLGTTTPANIVCGASNARSGIQVAVATPGTYLPQIDLKIRPTKLRGVPSEGMICSLAELGLAKESAGIHIFDQEDLSLGSDVRPLLGLDDVILDVTSTANRADALSMVGIAREVAALTGGTLRLPGGQTDQIPGEPLNNSALLSLKVSEPQACPSYIGTVITGVQTGPSPEWLQRRLQAAGLRPINNVVDITNYILLEWGQPLHAFDRDRLVGLAGQADLTIGVRFAQAGESLKTLDGQTRTLQTQNLLITANDHPIALAGVMGGEETEVHAGSQNLVLEAAIFEPIVIRRSARSQALRTEASARYERGVNQAELSIACGRALQLITELAGGTIVAQTRSTALTDSTHWVRSIELRLDRINQILGPIEVGDDVGDLQANVVERILTTLGCTITPTETERVWMVTVPPYRYRDLEREIDLIEEVARLYGYNNFCDTLPNKTEPGYLSLEQELTRKLRACLRAEGLTELMHYSLVKTGGSRQIALANPLFTEYSALRTHLLPDLIDAFQYNLEQGNGPLNGFEIGRVFWSEEDGLSEADAVAGVLGGDPKQGKWPQGGRDQPMTWYEAKGVLDAVFQRLGLPIEYQPDQRDPLLHPGRTASLWIRGNHLGTFGQLHPQVRQERGLPDAIYAFELNQDVILDFMDQDEYLTPLFRAYSTFPASDRDLAFFAATKISVAELIRVMTKAGGQLLESVEVFDEYRGEHVPPGQRSLAFRLTYRATDRTLTDAEIEPLHQQVREALVDKFRVELRS, encoded by the coding sequence ATGCGTATCTCCATAAACTGGCTGCGGGAATTAGTGGACATTAATGTGCCTCCCGAACAGTTAGCTGAAACGTTAACCATGGCCGGATTTGAAGTGGAGGATATTGAAGATCGCCGTACCTGGGCTGATGGTGTTGTTATTGGAAAAATCTTGAGTTGTGACCCTCACCCCAACGCCGATAAGTTGCGAGTTTGCCAGGTAGATCTCGGGACCACAACACCAGCCAACATTGTCTGTGGCGCATCCAACGCTCGATCGGGGATCCAGGTTGCCGTGGCCACTCCAGGCACTTATCTGCCTCAGATCGACCTCAAAATTCGCCCCACTAAGCTCCGGGGAGTACCGTCCGAAGGCATGATTTGCTCACTGGCTGAACTGGGATTGGCCAAGGAGTCCGCTGGGATTCATATCTTTGACCAGGAGGATCTGTCCCTGGGTAGTGATGTCCGTCCCCTCCTGGGGTTAGACGATGTCATCCTAGATGTTACCTCTACGGCCAATCGGGCTGATGCCCTCAGTATGGTCGGGATTGCTCGGGAAGTTGCGGCCCTCACAGGCGGAACCTTACGACTGCCTGGCGGCCAGACAGACCAGATTCCAGGAGAACCACTCAACAACTCCGCTCTTCTCTCCTTGAAAGTCTCTGAACCTCAAGCCTGCCCCAGTTACATCGGAACCGTCATTACTGGGGTCCAGACTGGGCCGTCCCCAGAGTGGCTGCAGCGACGGTTACAGGCAGCCGGTCTTAGACCCATTAACAACGTTGTGGATATTACCAACTACATCCTTCTGGAGTGGGGCCAACCGCTACATGCCTTTGATCGCGATCGCCTGGTAGGGTTGGCCGGGCAGGCTGACCTCACGATTGGGGTCCGGTTTGCCCAGGCGGGAGAATCCCTCAAAACCCTGGACGGACAGACCCGCACCCTGCAGACCCAGAACTTACTGATCACGGCAAATGATCACCCGATTGCCCTGGCAGGGGTCATGGGGGGTGAAGAAACAGAAGTCCATGCAGGCAGCCAAAACCTGGTTCTGGAAGCAGCCATCTTTGAACCGATCGTGATTCGTCGATCAGCCCGAAGCCAGGCCCTGCGCACAGAAGCTTCTGCTCGGTATGAGCGCGGGGTCAACCAGGCAGAACTCTCGATTGCCTGTGGTCGGGCTTTACAACTGATCACCGAATTAGCGGGTGGTACGATCGTGGCTCAGACTCGCTCCACAGCCCTAACAGACTCGACCCATTGGGTCCGCTCCATCGAACTGCGGCTGGACCGAATCAACCAAATTCTGGGCCCGATCGAGGTGGGTGACGATGTCGGTGACTTGCAGGCTAACGTGGTAGAACGGATTCTGACCACATTAGGATGCACCATCACCCCCACTGAAACTGAACGAGTCTGGATGGTGACTGTTCCCCCCTATCGGTATCGGGATCTGGAGCGGGAAATTGACCTGATCGAAGAAGTGGCCAGGCTCTATGGATACAACAATTTTTGCGATACCTTACCCAATAAAACAGAGCCTGGCTATCTCTCGCTGGAACAGGAACTCACGCGCAAGCTCCGGGCCTGCCTGCGAGCAGAGGGCTTAACGGAGTTAATGCACTACTCCCTGGTAAAAACTGGAGGCAGCCGTCAAATTGCCCTCGCCAATCCCCTGTTCACCGAGTATTCGGCCCTCCGCACTCACCTGCTCCCGGATTTGATTGATGCCTTTCAATACAACCTGGAACAGGGCAATGGCCCCCTGAACGGATTTGAGATTGGTCGGGTCTTCTGGAGTGAAGAAGATGGCCTGAGTGAGGCCGATGCTGTGGCCGGAGTTTTGGGAGGAGACCCCAAACAGGGCAAATGGCCCCAAGGGGGTCGAGATCAACCCATGACCTGGTATGAGGCTAAAGGGGTTCTGGATGCTGTTTTTCAACGGCTCGGGCTCCCGATCGAATACCAGCCTGATCAACGAGATCCCCTGCTCCATCCTGGTCGCACCGCGTCCCTGTGGATTCGAGGCAACCACCTTGGCACCTTTGGCCAACTCCATCCCCAGGTCCGTCAGGAACGGGGATTGCCTGATGCCATTTATGCCTTTGAGTTAAATCAGGATGTGATCCTGGACTTTATGGATCAAGATGAGTACTTAACTCCCCTGTTCCGCGCCTATTCTACTTTTCCAGCCTCCGATCGAGACCTAGCCTTCTTCGCCGCCACCAAAATTTCTGTAGCGGAACTGATTCGGGTCATGACCAAAGCTGGGGGACAACTGCTGGAGTCGGTTGAGGTCTTTGATGAGTACCGGGGTGAGCATGTTCCCCCAGGGCAGCGGAGTCTGGCTTTCCGTTTAACCTACCGGGCCACCGATCGCACCCTGACCGATGCTGAGATCGAGCCCTTACACCAGCAGGTTCGAGAGGCGTTAGTGGACAAATTTCGAGTGGAATTAAGAAGTTGA
- the upp gene encoding uracil phosphoribosyltransferase, protein MAPQLRVNVPAHPLIRHWLAVSRNVATPNSLFRTAMTELGRWLTYEAMRDEVVSRWLPTLETTIETPLAPCSATFIDPEIPIVVVPILRAGLALLEGAQTLLPLASIYHIGFARNEETLEATCYMNKLPEQFDPQTRVLISEPMLATGGTIMATMAELTQRGVDPALIRIIAVVTAPPALQKLGMAYPNLNIYTAAIDESLNQHGFIVPGLGDAGDRTFGT, encoded by the coding sequence ATGGCTCCCCAACTGCGTGTTAATGTTCCTGCCCACCCTCTGATTCGTCACTGGCTTGCTGTTTCCCGTAACGTGGCTACACCCAATTCCCTTTTTCGGACAGCGATGACGGAATTGGGCCGCTGGCTGACCTATGAGGCGATGCGGGATGAAGTGGTGAGCCGCTGGTTACCCACGCTCGAAACGACGATCGAAACCCCTCTCGCTCCCTGTTCGGCTACTTTTATTGATCCAGAGATTCCCATTGTTGTGGTTCCCATTCTACGGGCTGGGCTTGCTCTTCTGGAGGGGGCTCAAACTCTGTTACCTCTGGCTTCCATCTATCACATTGGCTTTGCTCGGAATGAGGAAACCCTGGAAGCAACCTGTTACATGAACAAGTTGCCAGAGCAGTTTGATCCCCAGACGCGCGTTCTGATCAGTGAACCGATGCTGGCGACGGGGGGGACTATCATGGCGACCATGGCGGAGCTAACCCAGCGAGGAGTGGACCCGGCCCTGATCCGGATCATCGCAGTCGTTACCGCCCCACCAGCGTTACAAAAGCTGGGAATGGCCTATCCGAACCTAAACATCTATACCGCTGCGATCGATGAAAGCTTGAATCAGCATGGCTTTATTGTTCCTGGTTTGGGGGATGCGGGGGATCGCACCTTTGGGACGTAA
- a CDS encoding serine/threonine-protein kinase has product MSYCLNPACPNPENLTNTEFCQACGSKLLLRDRYQVIQSLGQGGFGSTYLATDQSLPGTPSCVIKQLRPTSTASNVMQMARDLFRREAKTLGKIGNHPQVPRLLDYFEENQEFYLVQEYISGFTLQQEVKANGPFTEAGVKQFLSEILPVLQYIHSQQVIHRDIKPANIIRRNQDAKLVMIDFGAVKDQVSQTATSASEQTALTAYAIGTPGYAPPEQMAMRPVYASDIYALGVTCIYLLSGRAPKDMDYDPATGELLWQKYVHVSDHFIEVLKKSLEVSVRHRYQSAADMLRALDLEPYMDSLAKGLTSQPTNRNQGYGRGGPDTGGGAGLPSSMARVAMGIRARQNRSDSASPTSEFTSGRTMGRPGQTGGTKGKTGSSAGDRPKVPAKLDANGLQIAYNRGKRDFSLHDFTQLSLQRYNLSGANFNQAKLDKVNLQGANLFSADFGKASLSGANLRDANLGKAYMSYANLQGADLRGADLTNAYLANANLRGANLCGANLTGAKVTDEQLSLAKTNWATVKPAGKRGLF; this is encoded by the coding sequence ATGAGCTACTGCTTGAATCCAGCCTGTCCTAATCCAGAAAACTTAACCAACACAGAGTTTTGTCAGGCCTGTGGCTCTAAGCTCCTTTTGCGCGATCGCTATCAGGTGATCCAGTCTTTGGGGCAGGGTGGGTTTGGTTCAACCTATTTAGCCACGGATCAATCCCTTCCCGGCACACCAAGCTGTGTGATCAAGCAACTGCGGCCCACTTCGACGGCCTCTAATGTTATGCAGATGGCGCGGGACTTATTTCGCAGGGAAGCAAAAACATTGGGGAAAATCGGAAATCATCCCCAGGTGCCTCGTCTGCTGGACTATTTCGAGGAAAATCAGGAATTCTATCTGGTTCAGGAATATATCAGTGGTTTCACTTTGCAGCAAGAAGTTAAGGCAAATGGGCCATTTACGGAAGCTGGGGTCAAGCAATTCCTGAGCGAAATTCTACCAGTTTTGCAATACATTCATAGCCAGCAGGTGATTCATCGGGATATTAAACCAGCCAACATCATTCGCCGCAATCAGGATGCAAAGCTGGTGATGATTGACTTTGGGGCCGTGAAAGACCAGGTTAGCCAGACGGCAACCAGTGCCTCTGAGCAAACTGCCCTAACCGCTTATGCGATCGGTACACCAGGCTATGCTCCGCCAGAGCAGATGGCCATGCGTCCGGTCTATGCCAGTGACATCTATGCTCTGGGTGTGACCTGTATTTACCTGTTGTCTGGGCGTGCTCCCAAGGACATGGACTATGACCCGGCCACAGGAGAACTGCTCTGGCAGAAATACGTGCATGTCAGTGATCACTTCATTGAGGTCCTAAAAAAGTCTCTGGAAGTATCGGTGAGGCACCGCTACCAGTCTGCGGCTGACATGCTGAGGGCTCTTGATCTGGAGCCTTACATGGATAGTCTGGCTAAAGGGTTGACCAGTCAGCCGACAAATCGGAACCAGGGCTATGGTCGGGGAGGTCCTGATACTGGTGGAGGGGCTGGTCTACCATCCTCTATGGCGCGGGTGGCCATGGGAATTCGAGCCCGCCAGAATCGCTCCGACTCTGCCAGCCCTACCTCTGAATTTACCTCTGGCCGGACGATGGGGCGACCGGGTCAGACGGGTGGCACGAAGGGCAAAACAGGGTCTTCTGCTGGCGATCGGCCCAAAGTTCCAGCCAAGCTGGATGCCAATGGGCTCCAGATTGCCTATAACCGGGGCAAGCGCGATTTTTCCCTACATGATTTCACCCAGCTCAGTCTGCAACGCTACAACCTCTCGGGCGCTAACTTTAACCAGGCCAAGCTGGATAAAGTGAACCTTCAAGGTGCTAACCTGTTCAGTGCTGATTTTGGTAAGGCCAGTCTCAGTGGGGCCAATCTTCGGGATGCTAATCTGGGTAAGGCTTATATGAGCTATGCCAATCTCCAGGGGGCGGATTTGCGGGGGGCAGACCTGACCAATGCCTATTTGGCTAATGCCAATTTGCGGGGCGCTAACCTCTGTGGTGCAAACCTGACAGGGGCTAAAGTCACGGACGAACAACTCTCTCTGGCTAAAACCAACTGGGCAACCGTGAAGCCAGCTGGGAAGCGAGGACTTTTCTAG
- a CDS encoding tetratricopeptide repeat protein gives MLKRLLPVSLLVSLTALGLAQPGGLTQTLLPYTLQLNPEQFEQQGLALAQEAAQLAQFDQIELALPRAQLAVQLAPQSAKVWSLLGSLYLQKNDLDQGITALQKARLLDPKSASVLFALGSAYFQKAKYTQAVDYLQAGLKLKPNIPGALFDLGNAYYMQKRFQEAIAQYEKAIKQDANFWPAINNIGLIHYEQGEIDAAIRQWRTAISLDAKAAEPQLALAVALYTKGDREQGLALGEAALKLDSRYADLKFLKENLWGERLLKDTKRFIATPRIQASLVRTPQPLLPRTAP, from the coding sequence GTGTTGAAGCGTCTTCTTCCAGTCTCTCTCCTGGTATCCCTTACGGCACTGGGTCTGGCCCAACCGGGGGGTCTGACCCAGACCCTCTTACCCTATACCCTCCAACTGAATCCAGAACAGTTTGAGCAACAGGGATTAGCTCTGGCTCAAGAAGCTGCTCAACTGGCCCAGTTTGATCAAATTGAACTGGCCCTTCCCAGAGCGCAACTGGCGGTGCAACTGGCTCCCCAAAGTGCTAAGGTCTGGTCCTTGCTGGGTAGCCTGTATCTGCAGAAAAATGATCTGGATCAGGGGATTACGGCGCTCCAAAAGGCACGTTTGTTAGACCCTAAAAGTGCGTCAGTGCTTTTTGCGCTGGGCTCTGCTTACTTCCAGAAAGCCAAATACACCCAGGCTGTAGACTACCTGCAGGCGGGGCTGAAATTGAAGCCCAATATCCCAGGAGCATTGTTTGATCTGGGCAATGCCTATTACATGCAGAAACGCTTCCAGGAGGCGATTGCCCAGTATGAGAAGGCAATCAAGCAGGATGCTAACTTTTGGCCAGCGATTAATAACATTGGTCTGATTCATTACGAGCAGGGTGAGATTGACGCTGCGATTCGCCAGTGGCGGACGGCCATCTCGCTGGATGCCAAGGCTGCAGAACCTCAACTGGCTCTGGCGGTGGCTCTGTATACGAAGGGCGATCGGGAACAGGGGTTGGCCTTGGGGGAGGCTGCTTTGAAGTTAGACAGCCGCTATGCAGACTTAAAGTTTCTGAAAGAAAACCTCTGGGGAGAACGGTTGCTCAAGGATACCAAGAGATTTATTGCAACCCCGCGAATTCAGGCCAGTCTGGTCCGCACTCCGCAGCCTTTGCTTCCCCGTACTGCACCCTGA
- a CDS encoding methyltransferase domain-containing protein: MTDDRAAHKKGPYSHDSSDLQLPPAEDWQPRLNAVRDRFDREYRREPFQLPTEVEAMPIFQEWKSGLLQAKLTSTFWQLAQPKKNQRCLDLGCGVSFLIYPWRDWEAFFYGQEISAFARDTLVARGPQLNSKLFKGVKLAPAHDLEYEPAYFDLAIGTGFSCYYSLTYWSAVLSQVKRVLKPEGFFVFDVLNPETSLAENWAILETYLGPEVFLETIQDWEKTIAAAGAKIVATQPGELFQLYKVKF; the protein is encoded by the coding sequence TTGACTGATGATCGCGCGGCTCACAAAAAAGGGCCTTATTCCCATGATTCTTCCGATCTACAACTTCCCCCTGCGGAAGACTGGCAGCCCCGACTGAATGCGGTGAGGGACCGTTTCGATCGGGAATACCGGCGGGAGCCCTTCCAATTGCCAACGGAAGTTGAAGCTATGCCCATTTTTCAGGAATGGAAATCTGGCTTGCTCCAGGCCAAGCTGACTTCCACCTTCTGGCAGTTGGCTCAACCCAAGAAAAACCAGCGCTGTCTTGATCTCGGCTGTGGGGTCAGCTTTCTGATTTACCCCTGGCGAGATTGGGAAGCGTTTTTTTACGGTCAGGAGATCAGTGCTTTTGCCCGTGATACCCTGGTTGCTCGGGGTCCCCAGCTCAATTCTAAATTGTTCAAAGGGGTGAAATTGGCTCCAGCCCATGATCTGGAATATGAACCGGCATACTTTGATCTGGCGATCGGGACGGGCTTCAGTTGCTACTACTCGTTGACCTACTGGTCTGCGGTCCTATCCCAGGTCAAGCGAGTACTCAAGCCAGAGGGGTTCTTTGTTTTTGATGTGTTGAATCCAGAGACTTCCCTGGCAGAGAACTGGGCTATCCTGGAGACCTATCTCGGGCCAGAGGTCTTTCTGGAAACGATCCAAGATTGGGAGAAAACGATTGCTGCTGCTGGGGCAAAAATTGTTGCTACCCAGCCAGGAGAGTTGTTCCAGCTTTACAAGGTCAAATTCTGA
- a CDS encoding ATP-binding cassette domain-containing protein, with amino-acid sequence MAQVVLENVYKSFASRKGEGTDLPLPATSDLEGGTSATKQKPSSGAVLRRINLAIEDGEFMVLVGPSGCGKSTLLRLIAGLEQLTAGNIWVGDRLVNDLPPKDRDIAMVFQSYALYPHMTVYNNLAFGLRRTKLKQEGLQTGAAPTVLLQNLLSGVTRNLPKGWRYRSRQDQVVDERVRTIAQMLQIEVLLERLPKQLSGGQKQRVALGRAIARNPQVFLMDEPLSNLDAKLRTETRAQIVKLQRQLKTTTIYVTHDQTEAMTMGDRIAVMNAGQIQQIATPHELYSRPANRFVAEFIGSPPMNLIPVQVGGPLFLSHPLFQLSLPDRGDAVLRSYEGRRVTLGIRPEHLMVSELSPTDGKDYLPMLQAEVDRVEALGSETFLSIDLGEQSIQVRTSPDQTYQVGDRLWLSLRPDKIHLFDAESGKAL; translated from the coding sequence GTGGCACAGGTTGTCCTAGAAAACGTTTACAAAAGTTTTGCCAGTCGTAAAGGAGAGGGGACAGATCTCCCATTGCCAGCAACTTCCGATCTGGAGGGTGGAACGTCAGCTACGAAGCAAAAGCCTAGTAGTGGGGCTGTGCTGCGGCGGATTAATCTGGCGATCGAAGATGGGGAATTCATGGTTCTGGTAGGGCCTTCTGGCTGCGGGAAAAGCACCCTGCTCCGGTTGATTGCTGGTCTGGAACAGTTGACGGCTGGGAATATCTGGGTTGGCGATCGCCTGGTCAACGATCTACCGCCGAAGGATAGGGATATTGCCATGGTGTTTCAGAGCTATGCCTTGTATCCTCACATGACGGTCTATAACAATCTGGCTTTTGGCTTGCGTCGGACTAAGCTGAAGCAGGAAGGATTGCAGACTGGTGCTGCTCCGACTGTACTGTTGCAGAATCTGTTATCTGGAGTCACCCGTAATTTGCCCAAGGGGTGGCGCTATCGATCCAGGCAGGATCAGGTGGTGGATGAACGGGTGCGCACGATCGCCCAGATGCTCCAAATTGAAGTGCTGCTGGAGCGTTTACCGAAGCAGTTGTCTGGGGGTCAAAAGCAGCGGGTGGCTCTAGGACGGGCGATCGCCCGTAATCCACAGGTTTTTCTGATGGATGAACCCCTCTCTAATCTGGATGCCAAATTGCGGACTGAAACCCGAGCCCAGATTGTGAAACTGCAGCGCCAGTTGAAGACCACAACCATCTACGTCACCCATGACCAGACAGAGGCCATGACCATGGGCGATCGGATTGCGGTGATGAATGCTGGGCAAATTCAACAGATTGCCACTCCCCATGAACTCTACAGTCGGCCAGCCAATCGCTTTGTCGCTGAGTTTATTGGGTCACCTCCGATGAATCTGATTCCGGTTCAGGTGGGGGGGCCTCTGTTTCTCAGCCATCCTCTGTTTCAGTTATCTCTTCCCGATCGTGGGGATGCCGTGCTGCGATCTTATGAAGGTCGACGGGTGACTCTGGGCATTCGGCCCGAGCATCTCATGGTCAGTGAACTTTCTCCGACTGATGGGAAGGACTACTTACCCATGTTGCAAGCAGAGGTTGATCGGGTGGAAGCGCTGGGCAGTGAAACCTTTCTCTCAATTGACTTGGGGGAGCAGTCGATTCAGGTCCGTACGTCGCCTGATCAGACTTATCAGGTGGGCGATCGTCTCTGGCTCTCCCTGCGCCCTGATAAAATTCATCTTTTCGATGCAGAGAGTGGAAAGGCCTTATAG